In a genomic window of Mycolicibacterium neoaurum VKM Ac-1815D:
- a CDS encoding dienelactone hydrolase family protein, whose amino-acid sequence MTPLQRYIAEEIATDHVDGLLSRREALRRLALLGVGTAAATALITACGDAKKDVTATSTETTGSTPPGMDAARPTAPVSWQGPAGELRGAWAEAPDPRGAILVIHENKGLTDWVRSVAGRLAGAGYSSLAIDLLSAEGGTAAFADPAEATAALGNRPPEHMVADLKSGIAEVQARTPGKRVAAIGFCMGGGLVWRLLASGAPELSAAFPFYGPAPDDPDFAGSKNVAVLGFYGELDQRVNATEPVAAAALDRAGLVHELVIEQGANHAFFNDTGDRYDPRAAEDAWQRALAWLSTHVG is encoded by the coding sequence ATGACGCCACTGCAGCGCTATATCGCCGAAGAGATCGCCACCGATCACGTCGACGGCCTGCTGTCGCGACGGGAGGCCTTGCGTCGACTCGCCCTGCTCGGGGTCGGGACGGCCGCGGCCACCGCGCTCATCACTGCCTGCGGGGACGCCAAGAAGGATGTGACCGCGACCAGCACGGAGACGACCGGTTCCACGCCGCCGGGGATGGACGCCGCCCGTCCGACGGCCCCCGTCAGCTGGCAGGGGCCGGCCGGGGAGCTGCGGGGCGCATGGGCCGAGGCACCCGATCCGCGCGGGGCGATTCTGGTCATCCACGAGAACAAGGGGCTCACCGACTGGGTGCGCTCGGTGGCCGGCCGACTGGCCGGAGCCGGCTACTCAAGCCTGGCCATCGACCTGCTGTCGGCCGAGGGCGGCACCGCCGCCTTCGCCGATCCGGCCGAGGCCACCGCCGCGCTGGGCAACCGTCCGCCCGAACACATGGTGGCCGACCTGAAGTCCGGGATCGCCGAGGTGCAGGCGCGGACTCCGGGCAAGCGGGTGGCGGCCATCGGCTTCTGTATGGGCGGCGGGCTGGTGTGGCGCCTGCTGGCGTCGGGAGCGCCCGAGCTGTCGGCCGCCTTCCCGTTCTACGGCCCGGCGCCCGATGATCCGGACTTCGCCGGCTCGAAAAACGTTGCCGTGCTCGGCTTCTACGGTGAGCTCGATCAACGGGTGAACGCCACCGAACCGGTGGCCGCCGCGGCGCTGGACCGCGCCGGGCTGGTGCACGAGCTGGTCATCGAGCAGGGCGCCAACCACGCGTTCTTCAACGACACCGGCGATCGGTACGACCCGCGGGCCGCCGAGGACGCCTGGCAACGCGCACTGGCCTGGCTGTCGACCCACGTCGGCTGA
- a CDS encoding glycosyltransferase, protein MRVVQVANFYGPRSGGLRTAVDRLGAEYSAAGHDVLLVVPGDGAGRQVLPSGVTRLSLPARRIPFTGGYRAVLPGPVTALLEELQPDALEVSDRLTLRSLGPWGRRNGVATVMISHERLDRLLGQILPRRAARTIADAANRRTARNYDAVVCTTGFARAEFERIGAVNVATVPLGVDLDQFHPRYRCLQLRGRWARPEQTLLVHCGRLSVEKHAHRSIDTVAALRDSGVDARLVVVGEGPLRSRLERKAAGLPVDFTGYIGDRDTVAAILASADVALAPGPHETFGLAALEALACGTPAVVSRTSALAEILTADSGAAADNDPRAIARAVASVISRPETTRRRCARRRAEQFTWPRSAAGMLDVLARR, encoded by the coding sequence ATGAGGGTCGTCCAGGTCGCCAACTTCTACGGTCCGCGCTCGGGCGGACTGCGCACCGCCGTCGATCGGCTCGGCGCCGAATACAGCGCCGCCGGCCACGATGTCCTACTCGTGGTGCCGGGCGACGGTGCAGGTCGGCAGGTGCTGCCCTCCGGTGTCACGCGGTTGTCCCTGCCGGCGCGCCGCATCCCGTTCACCGGCGGCTACCGGGCCGTGCTGCCCGGACCGGTGACCGCCCTGCTCGAGGAATTGCAACCCGACGCGCTGGAGGTCTCCGATCGTCTGACGCTCCGCTCGCTCGGACCCTGGGGTCGGCGCAACGGGGTGGCCACCGTCATGATCTCGCACGAGCGACTCGACCGGCTGCTCGGGCAGATCCTGCCGCGCCGCGCGGCCCGCACGATTGCCGATGCGGCCAACCGACGTACCGCCCGCAACTATGACGCGGTGGTCTGTACGACGGGTTTCGCACGTGCGGAGTTCGAGAGGATCGGAGCGGTAAACGTGGCGACCGTGCCGCTGGGCGTGGATCTCGACCAGTTCCACCCGCGTTACCGCTGTCTGCAGCTGCGCGGCCGATGGGCGCGCCCGGAGCAGACCCTGCTGGTGCACTGCGGCAGGCTCTCGGTGGAGAAGCACGCCCATCGCAGCATCGACACCGTTGCGGCCCTGCGTGACTCGGGTGTGGACGCGCGACTCGTCGTCGTCGGGGAAGGCCCACTGCGGTCGCGGCTGGAGCGTAAGGCCGCCGGTCTGCCGGTCGACTTCACCGGTTACATCGGTGACCGCGACACGGTGGCCGCCATCCTCGCCTCGGCCGATGTCGCGTTGGCGCCTGGGCCGCACGAAACCTTCGGCCTGGCCGCCCTTGAGGCGCTGGCCTGCGGCACACCGGCAGTGGTCTCACGCACCTCGGCCCTTGCCGAGATCCTCACCGCCGACAGCGGCGCCGCCGCGGACAACGATCCGCGGGCCATCGCCCGTGCCGTCGCCTCGGTGATCAGCCGACCCGAGACGACCCGCAGACGCTGCGCCCGGCGCCGGGCCGAGCAGTTCACCTGGCCCCGTTCGGCGGCGGGCATGTTGGACGTGTTGGCCCGACGGTGA
- the bfr gene encoding bacterioferritin, which produces MQGDPDVLKLLNEQLTSELTAINQYFLHSKMQDNWGFTELARHTREESFEEMRHAETITDRILLLDGLPNYQRLFSLRVGQTLREQFQSDLAIEYEVVERLRPGVMMCREKGDATSAGILETILADEENHIDYLETQLELMDKLGEELYSAQCVSRPPGVGTA; this is translated from the coding sequence ATGCAAGGCGATCCGGATGTTCTGAAACTGCTCAACGAGCAGCTGACGAGCGAACTCACGGCGATCAACCAATACTTCCTGCACTCCAAAATGCAGGACAATTGGGGATTCACCGAATTGGCGCGTCACACTCGCGAAGAATCCTTCGAAGAAATGCGTCACGCGGAAACGATCACCGACCGCATTCTGCTTCTGGACGGCTTGCCCAACTACCAGCGCCTGTTCTCGCTGCGGGTCGGGCAGACGCTGCGCGAGCAGTTCCAGTCGGACCTGGCCATCGAGTACGAGGTGGTCGAACGTCTTCGTCCCGGCGTGATGATGTGTCGCGAGAAGGGTGACGCGACATCGGCGGGCATCCTGGAGACCATCCTTGCCGATGAGGAAAACCACATCGACTACCTGGAGACCCAGCTCGAATTGATGGACAAGCTCGGCGAAGAGCTGTACTCGGCACAGTGTGTGTCGCGCCCGCCGGGTGTGGGTACCGCCTAG
- a CDS encoding nuclear transport factor 2 family protein: MSSDTAGAAHCAESATVLGMWRALSRRDWTEVATFLAPDCIYADMPVGPAAAARGPQDIVKRLKIGLESLAAYENHDGLLVADGPHVMYEHSETWTWPTGERAVLPFVTVHRVLDDRIILWKDYWDMGGLTNHAPANWLSDFATADMSWVYDATGQL, from the coding sequence ATGTCGTCTGACACCGCCGGCGCGGCCCACTGCGCCGAATCGGCCACGGTATTGGGCATGTGGCGCGCACTGTCGCGCCGCGACTGGACGGAGGTCGCCACCTTCCTGGCTCCGGACTGCATCTACGCCGACATGCCGGTCGGGCCGGCCGCGGCGGCCCGCGGTCCACAGGACATCGTCAAGCGCCTCAAGATCGGGCTGGAATCGTTGGCCGCCTACGAGAATCACGACGGCCTGCTCGTCGCCGACGGGCCGCATGTCATGTACGAGCACTCCGAGACCTGGACGTGGCCGACCGGTGAGCGAGCGGTGCTGCCGTTCGTCACCGTCCATCGGGTCCTCGACGACCGGATCATCCTGTGGAAGGACTATTGGGACATGGGTGGCCTGACCAACCATGCGCCCGCGAACTGGCTCTCGGATTTCGCCACCGCCGACATGTCATGGGTGTACGACGCGACCGGTCAGCTGTGA
- a CDS encoding MetQ/NlpA family ABC transporter substrate-binding protein has translation MSTSSVRSVSTKGLRPLRVGASPVPHAEILESVRTTLAESQIDLQVIVFDSFDEPNDWLAAGRLHANYFQYLPFLEQFNRAAGTALTPVVAVHIEPFGLYSSRVTSLATIPDYAEVALPADAVNADRSLMMLDRLGLLDCRPDAGQLATTTDVWANPRRLVFKELTSWTMASALDDFDAVFLFGNQAMERNVHTDTALHCDRGDPVYAEYLVTEHAGQRNPDVATLAAALTGPQTRMFIETTYSGQVIPAF, from the coding sequence ATGTCGACCAGTTCGGTGCGATCGGTCAGCACGAAAGGGCTTCGGCCACTGCGGGTCGGCGCGTCGCCGGTCCCGCACGCCGAGATCTTGGAGAGTGTCCGCACAACGCTGGCCGAGTCCCAGATCGATCTGCAGGTGATCGTGTTCGACAGTTTCGACGAGCCCAACGACTGGCTGGCCGCAGGCCGATTGCACGCCAACTACTTTCAGTACCTGCCCTTCCTGGAGCAGTTCAACAGGGCCGCCGGGACCGCGCTGACCCCGGTGGTCGCGGTCCACATCGAGCCGTTCGGGTTGTACTCCAGCCGGGTGACCAGCCTGGCGACCATTCCCGATTACGCGGAAGTGGCGTTGCCTGCCGACGCGGTGAATGCCGACCGCTCACTGATGATGCTCGATCGGCTCGGCCTGCTGGACTGTCGGCCCGACGCGGGGCAGTTGGCCACCACCACCGACGTGTGGGCCAACCCGCGCCGGCTGGTGTTCAAGGAACTGACCAGCTGGACGATGGCCTCGGCTCTCGACGATTTCGACGCGGTGTTCCTCTTCGGCAACCAGGCGATGGAACGCAACGTACACACCGACACCGCCCTGCACTGCGATCGCGGTGACCCCGTCTACGCCGAGTATCTGGTGACCGAGCATGCCGGACAACGCAACCCAGATGTCGCGACGTTGGCAGCGGCGCTCACCGGGCCGCAGACCAGAATGTTCATCGAGACGACGTACTCGGGTCAGGTCATCCCCGCGTTCTGA
- a CDS encoding MDR family MFS transporter, with translation MTATATGTSAAGTQIGLQRRNIIFVSVLLGMLLAALDQTIVATALPTVVADLGGAGHQSWVVTSYLLASTIATAIVGKLGDLFSRKSVFQVAVAFFLLGSVLCGLAGSMAMLVGARALQGIGGGALMVTATAIIGEVIPLRDRGRYQGALGAVFGVTTVIGPLLGGFFTDHLSWRWAFWINVPVAVAVFLVAAVAIPALARTSRPVIDYGGIALVGLGASGLTLATSWGGGEYAWTSPVIIGLFVGSVIALAAFVRVELRATEPILPIRLFAGQVFSVCCVLAFIVGFAMLGAMTFLPTFMQFVDGVSATVSGLRTLPMVAGMLITSIGSGSIVGRTGRYKMFPVTGTAVMTVGFALLSTMDAYTAFWMQSLYLFILGAGIGLCMQVLVLVVQNTADFADLGVATSGVTFFRTIGSSFGAAIFGSLFANFLSSRIGQAVADSGAPPIARQSPQALRELPPEMAAPIIDAYADALGMVFLCAAPVAFVGFIVSLFLKEIPLREMETVSASDLGEGFGMPTLETSDEILEMAVARIFRDSPDIRLRRLTDHPGCELDIARLWAVVQIYRHNQVYGSATLTDIADTRRVPAEVLEPTFQRCVDTGYALRTGDQLWLTQAGADQVQVVIDALVSKLIDRLAGASAATRDGHGASAATGDGHGASVSFAARPDRLQVEAALERIAHRMMVQPQWVEDRDELATAGPPKN, from the coding sequence GTGACGGCCACTGCCACGGGTACGAGTGCCGCCGGCACACAGATCGGCCTGCAGCGCCGCAACATCATCTTCGTCTCGGTGCTGTTGGGGATGTTGCTGGCGGCGCTCGACCAGACCATCGTCGCCACCGCACTGCCGACGGTGGTCGCCGATCTCGGGGGAGCCGGACACCAGTCCTGGGTGGTGACCAGCTACCTGCTCGCGTCCACCATCGCCACAGCGATAGTGGGAAAGCTGGGCGACCTGTTCAGCAGGAAGTCCGTGTTCCAGGTCGCGGTGGCCTTCTTCTTGCTCGGCTCGGTGCTCTGTGGCTTGGCCGGTTCGATGGCGATGCTGGTGGGTGCGCGCGCCCTGCAGGGCATCGGTGGCGGCGCGTTGATGGTGACCGCCACCGCCATCATCGGTGAGGTGATCCCACTGCGTGACCGCGGCCGCTATCAGGGCGCGCTCGGCGCGGTCTTCGGTGTCACCACCGTCATCGGCCCGTTGCTCGGTGGGTTCTTCACCGACCACCTGTCGTGGCGGTGGGCGTTCTGGATCAACGTGCCGGTTGCGGTGGCGGTGTTCCTGGTCGCCGCGGTCGCAATTCCTGCGCTGGCTCGCACTTCGCGCCCCGTGATCGATTATGGCGGTATCGCCCTGGTCGGTCTCGGTGCCTCGGGCCTGACGTTGGCCACCAGCTGGGGCGGCGGTGAGTATGCCTGGACATCGCCGGTGATCATCGGGCTGTTCGTGGGTTCGGTGATCGCGTTGGCGGCTTTCGTCCGGGTTGAACTGCGCGCAACGGAACCCATTCTGCCGATCCGGCTGTTCGCGGGACAGGTGTTCTCGGTCTGCTGCGTGCTGGCGTTCATCGTCGGTTTCGCGATGCTCGGTGCGATGACATTTCTGCCGACGTTCATGCAGTTCGTCGATGGCGTATCGGCGACGGTATCCGGTCTGCGCACCCTCCCGATGGTGGCCGGCATGCTGATCACCTCCATCGGCAGCGGTTCGATCGTCGGCCGGACCGGTCGGTACAAGATGTTTCCGGTCACCGGCACCGCCGTCATGACCGTGGGATTTGCGTTGTTGTCCACCATGGATGCGTACACCGCGTTCTGGATGCAGTCGTTGTATCTGTTCATCCTCGGTGCCGGTATCGGGTTGTGCATGCAGGTGCTGGTCCTGGTGGTGCAGAACACCGCCGATTTCGCCGATCTCGGGGTGGCGACGTCGGGAGTCACGTTCTTCAGGACCATCGGAAGTTCCTTCGGCGCTGCCATTTTCGGGTCGTTGTTCGCCAACTTTCTGTCGAGCCGGATCGGTCAGGCGGTGGCTGACAGCGGCGCGCCCCCGATCGCTCGGCAATCCCCGCAGGCGCTGCGCGAACTACCGCCAGAGATGGCGGCCCCCATCATCGACGCCTACGCCGATGCCCTCGGCATGGTCTTCCTGTGCGCGGCCCCGGTGGCCTTCGTGGGATTCATCGTCTCGCTGTTCCTGAAAGAGATTCCGCTGCGTGAGATGGAAACGGTCTCGGCATCCGATCTCGGCGAAGGGTTCGGCATGCCGACGTTGGAGACCTCCGACGAGATACTGGAGATGGCGGTGGCGCGCATCTTCCGGGATTCTCCCGATATTCGCCTGCGTAGGCTGACCGACCATCCGGGGTGCGAACTCGATATCGCAAGACTGTGGGCCGTCGTGCAGATCTACCGACACAACCAGGTGTACGGGTCGGCAACCTTGACCGATATCGCCGATACGCGGCGGGTTCCCGCCGAGGTGCTTGAGCCCACCTTCCAGCGGTGTGTCGACACCGGTTACGCCCTGCGCACCGGCGACCAGCTCTGGTTGACCCAAGCCGGTGCCGACCAGGTGCAGGTCGTCATCGATGCGCTGGTGAGCAAGCTGATCGACCGCCTCGCCGGGGCGAGCGCAGCGACGAGGGATGGGCACGGGGCGAGCGCAGCGACGGGGGATGGGCACGGGGCGAGCGTGAGTTTCGCTGCCCGGCCCGACCGTCTCCAGGTGGAGGCGGCGCTGGAACGAATCGCCCATCGCATGATGGTCCAGCCGCAATGGGTGGAGGATCGCGACGAACTGGCCACCGCCGGCCCACCAAAGAACTAG
- a CDS encoding winged helix-turn-helix domain-containing protein, whose product MYQSGAGTSSLTPHPVQVVLILDVPPGFTELPLRTAQLADEYGSVIARSIPGVHARPAVITSADRAGGPTRETGGVRIHPSRRSVIVDGHALHLSYRELELLLYLAEHPHRTVSRQELMEQLWDDRPAAGRTVDTHVRRLRVKLGRHARVITTIRGGGYRFDMGADVHYLRDGATG is encoded by the coding sequence ATGTACCAATCGGGAGCAGGTACGTCGTCGCTGACTCCGCATCCGGTGCAGGTCGTCCTCATCCTGGACGTGCCGCCGGGCTTCACCGAACTTCCGCTGCGCACAGCTCAATTGGCCGATGAGTACGGCAGCGTGATTGCCCGCTCGATACCCGGGGTACACGCCCGACCGGCCGTCATCACCTCCGCAGACCGCGCAGGTGGGCCCACCCGCGAGACCGGCGGCGTGCGGATCCACCCTTCGCGGCGTTCGGTCATTGTCGACGGTCACGCACTGCATCTGAGCTATCGGGAGCTCGAACTGCTCCTTTACCTCGCCGAACACCCGCACCGCACGGTATCCCGCCAGGAGTTGATGGAACAGCTGTGGGATGACCGGCCGGCAGCCGGGCGCACCGTCGACACCCATGTTCGCCGGCTGCGGGTCAAACTCGGCCGCCATGCCCGCGTGATCACCACGATCCGCGGCGGCGGCTATCGGTTCGACATGGGCGCCGATGTGCACTACCTGCGCGACGGCGCTACAGGATGA
- a CDS encoding N-acyl-D-amino-acid deacylase family protein, whose product MTYDTILRGGRWFDGTGAPSAVRNIGIRGGHVVAVSPDDLDDTDCPQLIDATGKWVIPGMLDIHTHYDVEVLARPSLTESLRHGVTTVMLGSCSLSTVHIGGADAGDLFGRVEAIPREYVIDTVDDHKTWTGAEGYVEALESLPLGPNLAAFIGHSDIRTAVMGLDRATRADQRPTRAEQAEMERMLTEALNAGFVGMSSQQLLFDKIDGDTCRSRTLPSTYAKPRELRRLKSLLRRTGRALQSGPDIQNPLNLLSQMAQSLGFLRNPLKTSLLSAADIKANPYAIKIMGPSSRLINALGGNFRWQHLPVPFEVYADGIDLVVFEEFGSGAAALHLRDEVERNALLADEGYRRQFRKDYESKYGMRVWHRDFFDAEIVGCPDASVIGKSFGQVGLDLGLHPVDAFLDLVLEHGRGLRWRTTISNHRPEVLKQLAREPGIQLGFSDAGAHLRNMAFYNMGLRLLRHVRDAQNSGREFMTIERAVHRLTGELADWYRLDAGHLRIGDRADVVIIDPDRLDAGLDDYAEEPVDCYGGLSRMVNRNDDTVAAVLVGGRAVFIDGHATESVGRDRTGRFLRAAHRSPARGAEESALADVV is encoded by the coding sequence GTGACCTACGACACAATCCTCCGTGGCGGACGCTGGTTCGATGGCACGGGCGCCCCGTCCGCCGTCCGCAACATCGGTATCCGCGGCGGACACGTCGTCGCCGTCAGCCCCGACGACCTCGATGACACCGACTGCCCGCAGCTGATCGATGCCACGGGCAAATGGGTGATCCCCGGAATGCTCGATATCCACACCCATTACGACGTGGAGGTGCTGGCCCGGCCGTCGCTCACCGAGTCGTTGCGCCACGGGGTGACCACCGTGATGCTGGGCTCGTGCTCGCTGTCCACCGTGCACATCGGCGGTGCCGACGCGGGTGACCTGTTCGGAAGGGTCGAGGCGATCCCGCGCGAGTACGTCATCGACACCGTCGATGACCACAAGACCTGGACCGGCGCCGAGGGCTACGTCGAGGCGCTGGAATCGCTGCCGCTGGGGCCCAACCTCGCGGCCTTCATCGGGCATTCGGACATCCGCACCGCAGTGATGGGCCTGGACCGTGCCACCCGCGCCGATCAACGGCCGACTCGGGCCGAGCAGGCCGAGATGGAACGCATGCTGACCGAGGCCCTGAACGCGGGATTTGTGGGAATGTCTTCGCAGCAACTGCTTTTCGACAAGATCGACGGTGACACCTGCCGCTCGCGCACCTTGCCGTCGACCTATGCCAAACCGCGCGAGCTGCGCAGGTTGAAGTCGCTGCTGCGCCGCACGGGTCGGGCCCTGCAATCCGGGCCCGATATCCAGAATCCGCTGAACCTGCTCTCGCAGATGGCCCAGTCGCTGGGGTTCTTGCGCAACCCACTCAAGACCAGCCTGCTCTCGGCCGCCGATATCAAGGCCAACCCCTACGCGATCAAGATCATGGGTCCGTCTTCGCGACTGATCAACGCACTGGGCGGCAACTTCCGCTGGCAGCATCTCCCGGTGCCGTTCGAGGTGTACGCCGACGGTATCGACCTGGTCGTATTCGAGGAGTTCGGTTCCGGCGCAGCGGCTCTGCACCTGCGCGACGAAGTGGAGCGCAATGCGCTGCTGGCCGACGAGGGCTACCGGCGGCAGTTCCGCAAGGATTACGAGAGCAAGTACGGCATGCGCGTCTGGCACCGGGATTTCTTCGACGCAGAGATCGTCGGGTGCCCCGACGCGAGTGTCATCGGCAAATCGTTCGGACAGGTGGGTCTGGACCTCGGCCTACACCCGGTCGATGCGTTCCTTGATCTGGTCCTCGAGCACGGCCGCGGACTGCGCTGGCGGACAACCATTTCCAATCATCGTCCGGAGGTGCTCAAACAGCTGGCCCGCGAACCCGGTATCCAGCTCGGGTTCTCCGATGCCGGGGCGCACCTGCGCAACATGGCGTTCTACAACATGGGCCTGCGACTGCTGCGCCACGTGCGCGATGCCCAGAACAGCGGGCGGGAGTTCATGACCATCGAGCGAGCGGTGCACCGGTTGACCGGCGAGCTCGCCGACTGGTACCGCCTCGACGCCGGTCACCTGCGCATCGGCGATCGGGCCGATGTCGTGATCATCGATCCCGATCGCCTGGACGCCGGCCTGGACGATTACGCCGAGGAACCCGTCGACTGTTACGGAGGGCTGTCGCGGATGGTCAACCGCAACGACGACACCGTCGCAGCCGTGCTGGTGGGCGGACGTGCGGTATTCATCGACGGGCACGCCACCGAATCCGTGGGCCGGGACCGCACCGGTCGGTTCCTGCGCGCCGCGCACCGCTCCCCCGCCCGTGGCGCCGAGGAGAGCGCGTTGGCCGATGTCGTCTGA
- a CDS encoding cytochrome P450 — MTELALPPGPPLPPGLQAALLMKFWPRLIAGCRRRYGNVFTLRIASMGTVVYLADPADIKTVFSGDPTIYHAGEANSMLTGLLGASSVLVIDEDEHRQRRRMMLAPFGREAVAGQTDVIARVAADSIEDWPLRRRFAVAPKMAEITLEVILRTVIGASDPDRLAALRRVMPKLLSVGTWESLAISTPGLQRLTPWRPFAERLRAADELLYAEIADRRADPALESRTDALAMMIRTGEMSDEQLRDQLMTLLVAGHDTTATALSWALERLTRHPDLLAKATAAARDGDDAYLDAVCKEILRIRPVVFDVGRVLTEPVEIGGYRLPAGVMVAPGIGLVHADADRYPDPEKFDPDRMLDAQLSPTTWLPFGGGNRRCLGANFALVEMGIVLREVLRRVDLDTTTAPGERRRVKSVILMPHRGARIRVRARHAVAMSPGCPHAAASAQ, encoded by the coding sequence ATGACTGAATTGGCGTTGCCGCCCGGACCGCCGCTGCCACCGGGGCTGCAGGCAGCACTGCTGATGAAATTCTGGCCTCGTCTGATCGCCGGCTGTCGACGTCGGTACGGAAACGTCTTCACGCTGCGCATCGCATCGATGGGCACGGTGGTGTACCTGGCCGACCCGGCCGATATCAAGACTGTGTTCAGCGGAGACCCAACGATCTACCACGCCGGCGAAGCGAACTCCATGCTGACCGGATTGCTCGGTGCCAGCTCGGTTTTGGTGATCGACGAGGATGAACACCGGCAACGACGCAGGATGATGCTGGCACCGTTCGGCCGCGAGGCCGTCGCCGGACAGACCGATGTGATCGCCCGGGTGGCCGCCGACAGTATCGAAGACTGGCCCCTGCGCCGGCGTTTCGCGGTGGCGCCCAAGATGGCCGAGATCACCCTGGAGGTGATCCTTCGGACGGTGATCGGTGCCAGCGACCCCGACCGGTTGGCCGCACTGCGGCGCGTCATGCCCAAGCTGCTCAGCGTGGGAACCTGGGAATCACTGGCGATCAGCACTCCCGGCCTGCAGCGACTGACGCCGTGGCGGCCCTTCGCCGAGCGACTGCGTGCAGCCGACGAGCTGTTGTACGCCGAGATCGCCGACCGGCGCGCCGATCCGGCGCTGGAATCCCGGACCGATGCGCTCGCAATGATGATCCGCACCGGCGAGATGTCCGACGAACAGCTGCGCGACCAGCTGATGACGCTGTTGGTCGCCGGACACGACACCACCGCGACCGCACTGTCGTGGGCGCTGGAGCGACTGACCCGGCACCCGGATCTGCTCGCCAAGGCCACCGCGGCGGCCCGCGACGGCGATGACGCCTACCTGGATGCCGTGTGCAAGGAGATCCTGCGGATTCGCCCGGTCGTCTTCGACGTCGGACGGGTTCTCACCGAGCCGGTCGAGATCGGCGGGTATCGACTTCCGGCGGGTGTGATGGTCGCGCCGGGGATCGGGCTGGTGCACGCCGACGCCGATCGCTATCCCGATCCCGAGAAGTTCGATCCCGACCGGATGCTCGACGCCCAGCTGAGCCCGACCACCTGGTTGCCGTTCGGTGGCGGCAACCGGCGCTGCCTCGGTGCGAACTTCGCGCTCGTGGAGATGGGGATCGTGCTGCGCGAAGTCTTGCGACGCGTCGACCTGGACACCACGACGGCTCCGGGCGAACGGCGCCGCGTCAAGAGCGTGATCCTGATGCCGCACCGCGGGGCGCGGATTCGTGTACGTGCGCGGCACGCGGTGGCGATGTCACCGGGATGCCCGCATGCCGCGGCATCAGCGCAGTAG
- a CDS encoding carboxymuconolactone decarboxylase family protein, which produces MSRIGDFADDDAAAWITKSPDIGMAMAGYTHAVYNKNRLPMRVRELARMVIALNNECVVCQNTRDSEGAAAGVDEDLYDHAAVWQTWPGFSDQERVAAEFAERFADDHTGLRDDEDFWARCREQFSDELLTDLALSCAMWLGMGRMLRTLDIGQSCKITL; this is translated from the coding sequence ATGAGCCGTATCGGAGATTTCGCTGATGACGATGCCGCCGCCTGGATCACCAAGTCGCCCGATATCGGGATGGCGATGGCGGGCTACACCCACGCCGTCTACAACAAGAACCGGCTGCCCATGCGGGTGCGGGAGCTGGCGCGCATGGTGATCGCACTGAACAACGAGTGCGTGGTGTGCCAGAACACCCGCGATTCCGAGGGCGCGGCGGCCGGGGTCGATGAAGACCTCTATGACCATGCGGCGGTGTGGCAGACCTGGCCGGGGTTCAGCGACCAGGAGCGGGTCGCCGCCGAGTTCGCCGAACGTTTCGCCGACGACCACACCGGTCTGCGTGACGACGAAGACTTCTGGGCTCGCTGCCGTGAGCAGTTCAGCGATGAATTGCTCACCGATCTCGCGCTCTCGTGCGCGATGTGGCTCGGGATGGGGCGCATGCTGCGCACGCTCGATATCGGCCAGTCCTGCAAGATCACCCTTTGA
- a CDS encoding (2Fe-2S)-binding protein yields MFVCLCTGATTQAVHDAVAAGATTSRQVADACGAGSDCGRCRRTVRAILAASRTSECPVHAAG; encoded by the coding sequence ATGTTCGTCTGCCTGTGCACCGGCGCCACCACCCAGGCCGTGCATGACGCCGTGGCCGCGGGCGCGACGACGTCTCGACAGGTTGCCGACGCCTGTGGTGCCGGCTCGGACTGCGGCCGGTGTCGCCGAACGGTGCGGGCGATTCTGGCCGCATCCCGCACGAGCGAGTGCCCGGTGCACGCCGCGGGCTGA